The region AAGATGAACAGCCGGCTGCTGCGAAAAAAGCAGACTTGCCCAAAGGAATTGACCCGATTACATTGCATGAAGTCATGTTATTAGTACGTCAAACAAAACTAGGAATCACAGCAATGGAATTAAGCAGACAAACTGGCATTGGGCATACAACAGCACGCAGGTACTTGGAATATTTGGTATCAACCAAAATGCTCCAGCCGAGCTTGAAATACGGGACAGTCGGCAGGCCGGAACGGCAATATATGCTCCGTGGCACTTATGAATAAAATGAAAAGAATAGGGAATACATTCATTATGGCGAGAAGGTTTCTTCCGATTTCCGATTTATGTTACATATAACTAAAAAGATGAAAAGCATCAGGTTGTTTGTATTTGCAAACGCGTTCATTGTAGCACGGAGGAGGAAGAAAGATGTTAAGTTTGATTGGATTTATTACGATTCTTATTATTGTCGCTCTGTTATTAAGCGGAAAGCTCACACCGATGATTCCGTTGGTTCTGATTCCAATTATCGGGGCTTTTGCAGCTGGATTTGGATTCGGGGAGATTGGCGGCTTTTTCAATGATGGCATTGGAGACGTCATCAATGTCGTTGTCATGTTTATCTTCGCTATTTTGTATTTCGGATTGATGCAGGATGTAGGGTTGTTCGATCCGTTGATTACCAAAATGATTACATGGTCGAAGGGAAATGTCGTCACTGTTAGTGTTGCCAGTGTTATAATTGCGGCAGTCGCACACTTGGACGGTTCTGGAGCTTCCACATTCCTGATTACGATTCCAGCATTGCTGCCGCTATATCAGCGTTTGCGGATGAATCCGTATTTGCTGTTGTTGCTCGTTGGCGGAAGTGCCAGTGTGATGAACATGGTACCGTGGGCAGGACCGCTTGGCAGAACAGCATCTGTTTTGAAAATGGATGTAACGGAATTATGGCGCCCGCTCATCCCGGTACAAATCATCGGCATGGTGTTGATGCTTGTCCTGGCTGTTTTCCTCGGGCTTAGGGAAAGGAAGCGTATTGAGCGAAAATATGGTGTTGTTGATGCAAAAGCGGCTGTGGCGGATATTCTTGAAGGGGCGAAGGACGAGACTAGTGAAAAGCATCAGCTGGCACGTCCGAAGATGCTGTGGCTCAATGTTATCCTCACGATTGCTGTTATTGGTGTGCTCGTTTGGGGAATTATTCCGGCCGGTTTCGCCTTCATGATTGGATTATGTATCGCACTGCCGCTGAACTATCCAAAAATCAAAGATCAGACAGCTAGAATCAGGGCGCATGCCCCGAATGCACTGACCATGGCATCGATTATTTTGGCTGCCGGTTCTTTTTTGGGTATCTTATCCGGTACAGGCATGCTGGATGCCATCGCTGAAAATACGGTCAAAATCATGCCTGGTTTTATTGGCCCTTATTTGCATTTAGTGCTCGGTGTACTAGGTATGCCATTTGAATTGCTCTTGAGTACGGATGCTTATTATTTCGCATTGCTTCCTGTCGCAGAGCATATCGGCAGCGGCTTTGGCATTGGTTCTTTATCGATGGCCTACTCCATGATTGTCGGAAATATTGTTGGCACGTTCATCAGTCCTTTTTCACCTGCGCTCTGGATGGCACTCGGCCTAGCGAACTTGGAAATGGGCAAGCATATTCGCTACAGCATATTTTGGCTATGGGGCATCAGCCTTGTCCTGTTGGTTATTTCTACCATGATTGGCGTTATTCATATTTAATCTTTACATTAGCAAACGAAGGCTTT is a window of Pueribacillus theae DNA encoding:
- a CDS encoding CitMHS family transporter, coding for MLSLIGFITILIIVALLLSGKLTPMIPLVLIPIIGAFAAGFGFGEIGGFFNDGIGDVINVVVMFIFAILYFGLMQDVGLFDPLITKMITWSKGNVVTVSVASVIIAAVAHLDGSGASTFLITIPALLPLYQRLRMNPYLLLLLVGGSASVMNMVPWAGPLGRTASVLKMDVTELWRPLIPVQIIGMVLMLVLAVFLGLRERKRIERKYGVVDAKAAVADILEGAKDETSEKHQLARPKMLWLNVILTIAVIGVLVWGIIPAGFAFMIGLCIALPLNYPKIKDQTARIRAHAPNALTMASIILAAGSFLGILSGTGMLDAIAENTVKIMPGFIGPYLHLVLGVLGMPFELLLSTDAYYFALLPVAEHIGSGFGIGSLSMAYSMIVGNIVGTFISPFSPALWMALGLANLEMGKHIRYSIFWLWGISLVLLVISTMIGVIHI